The Armatimonadota bacterium DNA segment CCTTCATCAGCGCGGCATAAAGCAGCCTGTCGTCCGGGCTAACCGCCACCTGCGCGACGAACTGCGTAGCGGTCTCGCCTGCTGGCTTCACCGGGATATCGCCGTCCTCGATGAGTCGTGCCACTCCTGCACGGAATACTCGCACCACGTCGTCAGAGCCGCCGGAGACGTACACACGCCGCCCATCGTTGCTCCAGCAGATTCCTATCCAACCCTTGGCAATAGGTTGCTGATGCAGGATACGCCGATTGGGTGCGTCGATGAGCATCACCGAGTGCCTGGGCACGCCGCAGTGCAGCACCGCCAGTCGCATTCCGTCGGGCGACAGCGCCATGCCCAGAGCGCCTACGTCAATCTCCAGCTGTTCTCCCACAGGATGGATGCGCCATCCGTTGGGAAGGAGCACTTCCCCAGAGGGTTTCTTGCCGGGCAGCTCGCCCTTCGGCTGAGCCAGCAGGGGGGCAACCACCAGCAACACCATGCTGAATATCCATAACCTGCAACTACGATGCATCGCCGGAAACCTCCTTATCGTAATGGAAACATCTTTCGCCACAGCAAAAAAGCCTTTCCTTCGTGGGAAAGGCGTAACACACAACACATCATGGGGAAGTGGTCAGACGGGCTCAGTCTTCCTCTATGGTAAAGCGGAACATCAGATTGTTATAATGCTGTCCATTCCAGATGGCAGGATGGGTTTCCGCAAGGTAATCGAGACGCACCGCCTTAGCATGTCCATCGCACCACACGACGTTAGTCAGCTTCATGTGTCTTCCCAGGATCGCGCCGTTATTGCGCCGGTTGATCAGCGCAGGGAACGGGAAGGTCTCGTGCGGAGCAGTGGGCTGTGGGTCTGCCAGATCGCGGCGATAGAAGTCTGCGCTCTGCCCATAGCCCTGCACCTCTGCCACCAGTACGGTATCTGCAGGCTGGGCAATCCTCGCCATCGGCTGGTTGTTGGGCGGAGTGAAGTTGTCAGTTTCCAGGTAGTACATGTTATTGATGGCGTAGCTGCCAAATCTTCTCCCGATGTTGGTCGTTCCGAGAGGGTCACCGCAGTCTGCCTCGCGGAAAACCTGCGAGCCGTCGGGCGAGTAGGGCTGGAAGACGTAGCGCCTGTTCTCCATCAGCGTATGACGCTGCCCTGTCCACAGGATACCGCTGATAGGGGCGAAGGGGTCGCTCGGGCAGTTGAAAATCTGGAGGTTCTTCACATACGGCTGAATCACGTCCATCCAGCGCGGCGTGGAGCAGTTGGTGAAGTGTTCTCCTTCCAGCACGCGAGGCGCATCCGCATACGCATTGCGCGGAAGCACCTCATCGTAGTCCTGAGCGTACATCATCATCGCCGTGCCAATCTGCTTGACGTTGCTGAGGCAGCTTGCCTGCCGCGCCTTGTCTCGCGCCTGCGCGAAGACCGGGAACAATATCGCTGCCAGAATGGCGATAATGGCGATGACAACGAGCAGCTCGATCAGCGTAAAAGCGTTGCGTAAGCGCATCCTCGTACCTCCTTGGTGGTATATGTATCGGGTTACATGGTAACACAACACTGTTAAGAGAGTGTTATGCAGAGGGCTGCGCTTGTGAGGCATAGGTCATTATTGGCTTGCGCGCCCGCATACGCAGTAGGGGCAACCACTACTACTCTGTCAAAGCTCAATGTTGTTGCAGACCACCCGGCGACTGGAAGTCGCGGGCAACGTGCACAAAACCCCCTTTGGGGGTTCATAACCTGCGTCAGCAGGTTTGACAAAGTACTAGGGTTGCCCCCACATGGCGGGGAGGTTTCCTACCGCACTGCGACGCCTGCCCGCGCCTGCGCCGACACCAAGGCGTACGTGTGGTGCCCATCCCCTTTCCAGCGTTCCTTCACCTGCCACATGAAGTGCGCCAGCTTCATGTCACGACTGGCGTCTACGAAGCCGTCGTAGTCCAGATTCAGCATCGGGATATTGCCGTAGCGGCGACGCAGCTCGCGCGTGAAAGCCGCCACTACGTTGCCGGGCATACAGCCGAAGGGTCGCACCGCCACGATGCCCGCCAGCCCGCGTCGGGCGAAGTCCACCGCCTTGCCGAGACTGCATATCGCCTCGCCGCCGAAGTCGGGATGCACGAACTCCGAACCGAGCCGAATCACCTCGTCCGCGCTAATGTCCGGGTAGTCGCCCAGTATTTCGTGCACCACTTCCGCCAGCGTGTGCTCCTCGCGTTTGGCAAGATGGTGGTTGATCCATGCAGCGAGGAAGTTCACCAGATGTTCCCGGCGCAGGGTATCCAGCCAGCGGTGGCGCTCGTTGTACATGCCGATGCAGTTGGCGTAGGCGAAGAACTCAGTAGCGGGAGCCAGCCATGCCTCACCGCCCAGCTGCTCGATGCGCCGAATCACGTCCTGATTCGCGCCCTCGTGGATGCGCACGTAGAACTCGCCCACCACACCAATAAGCGGTCGCCTCTCTTCGCGCCTGGGCAATCGCCGAAACTCATCCTGCGCTTGCACAAGCAGCTCCTGCAGAGGGCGTAGGTGGCTTGTGGAGAGCAACGAGCGGATGGCGTGCCACCCCTCCTGCACCCGCTGGCGGTGTTCGGGTAGCATGTCGCAGATGGCGCCGAGATACTTCAGGTAAATGGCGTCCGCGTCCGCCGGGTTCAGGCAGTAGGGGCGCGTGCGATGCAATATCCGCTGCAGCAGGTCGTGTGCCACCAGCGCGTCCCAGACTACCATTGCGAACAGCGTGCCCAAGCCGTCTTCCTCGTCGCCTGTACCCAGCGTCACCATATCCACCGTATGCAAGCCCATCCTCTCCAGAATGCGCTTCTGCAGGATATGGTACATGCCGAAGCGGCAGGGACCATCGCTGCTGCCCATAAAGAACGCCTCGCGTTCGGGGTTAAAGTCAGGCTGTTGCACGCGGTACAGAATATCTTCGGTGGTCATGAAGGCGGGCAAGCAGACGTCTTCCGTGATGGCGGTGCGTGCACGCTTCAGAGCAGGGTCAGGCGAGCGGGGAATGATTTCCGCGTCCACGCCGCACGCGCGCAGGGCAGCGGCAATCACCCTCGCCCCCTCGGAAGCGTAGGGTACCCATACTTTGCGTCCGCGCGCTCGTTGCGGGCTGACCGACGAGGCGTGGATGATCGGTTTCTCCGAGCGGGGCTGTGTACCCCGCACAGTGTCGGCGAACGCCTCCAGTCGGGTGATGGTGCCCGCATCGGCGGTGTGCTCGTCAATCTGCAGGATGCAGCACGGCTCGTTCAGCTCATCCTTGAAGAAGGGGTTAGCGAACGAGTCGGGTCCGCAGCCGAAGTAGGTGAGCACCACCGCACGCAGGCGAGGGTCTTCGCGTACGACCCGCGCTGTCGCCAGCTTGCGCTGTATCTGGCGTGGGTTCACCGCTTTCCATGAATCGCAGATGTGCACCTCGTTGATGGGCAGGAAATCCTGAGGGATAGGCAGGATGCCCATATCGCGTATCTTCTTGCCGATGTTGGTATTGACCGACTCGTCGTACAGCACGTACGGCCTGCCTACCACCACAAATGCTTTTTCCTCCTCGCCCAGTGACTCCAGTATCTGCCGTCCTCGCTCCTGCTGCCATTCGCGGAATCGCTGCAGGGATTCCAGCCCTGCCTCTAACGCGCGTTTTGCCTCACGTGGGCTTTTGCCCAGCTGCTTTGCCAGCTGCGTGAACACGCGCTGCAGGTGGCGTTTGCCGCGCTGGAAGTGCAGGCGCGGGGCGAGGTATTTCACACCCCTCTCCTCTACTCTGCAATAGGTTTGGAGCAGTTCGGGCAGAGCCTGCAGATAGGGACAGGTGAGCGATTTGCGGATATGTGGGTCGGGCTGCTCGGCGGAAATCACGCCCGGCACAAAGAGGATATCCACGCCTTTCTCCAGCAGGTTCAGCACGTGTCCGTGTGACGCCTTGACGGGGAAGCAGAACTCGCTGTGCGCGGTGAGTAGCCCATCACGCACGATGTGTCGGTTTGGTTTGTCGGAAGGAACCACCTCGAAGCCCAGCTCGGTGAAGAAGGCTTTGTAGAGCGGATAGTACTCGTAGAACATGCCCACGCGCGGAATGCCGATTCGTAGCGCGCCCTCGGGAGCCTTTTGATTGTACACCTCCAGCAGCTTCTGCTCTCGCTCCGCGAACAGGTCGGGCAGCTTGCGCTCCGAAAGCGTACGGTTCGCTGCTCCGAAGCGTTCGCACCGGTCGTTGTAGAAGAACTTACGTCCGCCGGGTATCTGGAAGGTGTTCACGTCGCACTGGTTGGCGCAGCCATAACATTCGAAGGAACCCACCTGATAGCGTCCTTCCGCTACCTGTTCGAAGCCCCGGAAGCGCGACTCGGCAGGAGCCTCCAGCAGTGCCAGCCTCGCCACGCCGATGGCTCCTGTCAGATGCGGATAAGGTGGCACGAGGATCTTCTTACCCAGCACGGTCTCGAACGCCGCCACCATGCCCTTGTTGAACGCTACCGCGCCCTGAAACGCCACCCTCTCGCCGATGGGTCTGCCGCCCACGTTCTTCGCAAGGTAGTTGTGCACCGCCGCCAGGCACACCGCGGCACACAACTCCTCTATCGGCACGCCCACCTGCTGGTAGTACACCATCGCGCTCTCGGTGAACACGGTGCAGGTCCAGTCCATGTGCGGAGGGTTCACTGCCCTCAGTGCGCGCTCGCCGAACTCCTCAATGGGGATGCCCAGTTTCGCCGCCTGCTTCTCCAGAAACGCGCCGCATCCCGCCGCGCAGGCTTTGTTCATCTCGTAGTCCACCACCACGTCGCCATCCAGCCGAATGTACTTCGAATCCTGCCCACCGATTTCCAA contains these protein-coding regions:
- a CDS encoding 2-hydroxyglutaryl-CoA dehydratase activator, which produces MVRVGLDIGSDTVKAVLFLPDGSPQRFPIRRVHARPLSCAKELFEELLAYLPHEEVLLGVTGSGGVAVANALHIRVIDEPVALTAAVNRFLPQVRTLIEMGRECQKLLLFERDDSSGRLLLSDCDMGDRCAAGAGAFLEHMAARLRFASIEEFAQVALHTEKPASLSGRCSVFTESDIVHLYQKGTSRERIAAGIHQAICRNFCNRIARSKDIQPEVAFIGGVSQNPAMVRFLTQELGIERLLIPEYAREMGALGAALCATQKVNLREAVRLLDEQIVRPVTYASAGALRFERSEILQPPAQDGFREEIPLAALGVDIGSVSTKAALVTERDGQTVVLASYYRRTDGDPLTAVRDTLSKIHQQIQQKGYRIGRIVAATTGSGRYLTGDFIGADLIRNEITAQASGTRAFLSDIDTILEIGGQDSKYIRLDGDVVVDYEMNKACAAGCGAFLEKQAAKLGIPIEEFGERALRAVNPPHMDWTCTVFTESAMVYYQQVGVPIEELCAAVCLAAVHNYLAKNVGGRPIGERVAFQGAVAFNKGMVAAFETVLGKKILVPPYPHLTGAIGVARLALLEAPAESRFRGFEQVAEGRYQVGSFECYGCANQCDVNTFQIPGGRKFFYNDRCERFGAANRTLSERKLPDLFAEREQKLLEVYNQKAPEGALRIGIPRVGMFYEYYPLYKAFFTELGFEVVPSDKPNRHIVRDGLLTAHSEFCFPVKASHGHVLNLLEKGVDILFVPGVISAEQPDPHIRKSLTCPYLQALPELLQTYCRVEERGVKYLAPRLHFQRGKRHLQRVFTQLAKQLGKSPREAKRALEAGLESLQRFREWQQERGRQILESLGEEEKAFVVVGRPYVLYDESVNTNIGKKIRDMGILPIPQDFLPINEVHICDSWKAVNPRQIQRKLATARVVREDPRLRAVVLTYFGCGPDSFANPFFKDELNEPCCILQIDEHTADAGTITRLEAFADTVRGTQPRSEKPIIHASSVSPQRARGRKVWVPYASEGARVIAAALRACGVDAEIIPRSPDPALKRARTAITEDVCLPAFMTTEDILYRVQQPDFNPEREAFFMGSSDGPCRFGMYHILQKRILERMGLHTVDMVTLGTGDEEDGLGTLFAMVVWDALVAHDLLQRILHRTRPYCLNPADADAIYLKYLGAICDMLPEHRQRVQEGWHAIRSLLSTSHLRPLQELLVQAQDEFRRLPRREERRPLIGVVGEFYVRIHEGANQDVIRRIEQLGGEAWLAPATEFFAYANCIGMYNERHRWLDTLRREHLVNFLAAWINHHLAKREEHTLAEVVHEILGDYPDISADEVIRLGSEFVHPDFGGEAICSLGKAVDFARRGLAGIVAVRPFGCMPGNVVAAFTRELRRRYGNIPMLNLDYDGFVDASRDMKLAHFMWQVKERWKGDGHHTYALVSAQARAGVAVR